A genomic stretch from Podospora pseudoanserina strain CBS 124.78 chromosome 3, whole genome shotgun sequence includes:
- the MSB2 gene encoding multicopy suppressor of a budding defect (COG:S; EggNog:ENOG503P216), with the protein MRTASVLVAALVAASSAAAEVATKPRIYFPRHVKRQFGNSTSSSTLDPELSGSTALTESVRTTVVITSVPVATVTITPTSTSTPDPLDDEEEEEEEEPIVIVPSGIVTSSTSTSVSASESSSESVTESATDSATVASSTPVDEETTTSTPTEEEPTVTPTASATSSQTDPEETETASEEPEETPTPTPTPSVGPTAPFSSSSSSVDPEPTASSTDEPEPPVTTSSEPERPVTTSSTEPEPPVTTSTEPEPPVTTSTEPEPPVTTSTEPEPPVTTSSTEPEPPITTTEPEPPVTTSTDPELPIITTNSTLPEPPITTSTLPEPPISTDVDLPIITTNSTLPEPPTTTTGLDPGPTDPVTDDPTTSVTDPVTDGPSSVTTTDGPVITPDPVTDNSTTTEPPITDPPPSDTTTAPTTIPTDDPGSISTPGFGNTTSSITEPTGGSSEPVTEPTTVIDTTSVPTGIVSTPGASNITSIPITSEPASEPATPGPTTVPSTSERVTSIGVIGSTTQSAPWLPTTIIVAPTPSTTASGAIPTTASGIPTTFPKAIQPENGNDVVPQDTDLIQIGFREGYNYPFLVSENKAAAQIFKYLPKALAEAGQFDMSKVQVKRLVPLDTQSSLGYITACAIVTYPRSMIDALSADIKSPNAPLYRNPDILVYNLTMQINPAIPIEYGSVYEGEGIGGVPGGGVPGGGGSGGDPFGTGGDTNNPTGSQRGTTAAIAGGAVAVAAAYGVVMFVIARRYKRKKQLHRRASSISNPSDMRESPRGGSPALMGGALLSRDFTGYGAVVAGGSGSGSTGQPGGRDSHGSGRSGAGNSGRFISAPVAAENSLGWN; encoded by the coding sequence ATGAGGACAGCATCGGTTTTGGTGGCGGCCTTGGTGGCGGCCTCGTCGGCAGCTGCCGAAGTCGCGACAAAGCCCAGGATCTACTTCCCGCGACACGTGAAGAGGCAGTTTGGGAATTCGACATCATCCAGCACGCTTGACCCCGAGCTGAGCGGGTCAACCGCTCTGACGGAGAGCGTGAGGACAACAGTTGTGATTACTTCGGTTCCTGTCGCCACTGTCACCATCACACCGACATCGACTTCGACCCCAGATCCcctcgatgatgaagaggaggaggaggaggaggagcctaTCGTCATTGTGCCCAGTGGTATTGTCACCAGCAGCACGTCCACCTCTGTTAGCGCGTCAGAGTCTTCGTCGGAATCTGTGACTGAGTCTGCGACGGATTCGGCCACAGTTGCGTCGTCAACTccggtggatgaggagaccaccacctctacGCCGACTGAGGAGGAACCTACAGTGACTCCGACTGCGTCCGCGACAAGCTCGCAGACTGACCCCGAAGAGACGGAGACCGCCAGCGAGGAGCCCGAGGAGACCCCTACGCCGACTCCTACTCCCAGCGTTGGGCCGACCGCTCccttcagcagcagcagcagcagcgtcgATCCCGAGCCCACCGCGTCGTCTACTGACGAACCGGAGCCTCCGGTCACAACCAGCTCTGAGCCCGAACGCCCGGTGACAACCAGCAGCACTGAACCCGAGCCTccagtcaccaccagcactgAACCTGAGCCCCCGgtcaccaccagcactgAACCTGAGCCCCCggtcaccaccagcaccgagcCTGAGCCTCCAGtgaccaccagcagcaccgaACCAGAGCCTCCAATCACTACCACCGAGCCCGAGCCACCCGTTACTACCAGCACCGACCCCGAGCTTCCGattatcaccaccaacagcacctTGCCGGAGCCACCAATCACGACCAGCACCTTACCTGAGCCTCCGATCAGCACCGATGTCGACCTACCGATCATCACTACCAACAGCACTTTGCCGGAACCCCCCACCACGACGACTGGTCTCGATCCCGGCCCTACCGACCCAGTAACAGATGATCCTACTACTTCCGTCACGGATCCGGTGACGGATGGACCTTCCtctgtcaccaccaccgatgGTCCAGTTATCACCCCGGACCCCGTGACAGACAACAGCACGACTACGGAACCGCCCATCACTGATCCACCGCCGTCAGATACCACTACTGCGCCCACGACTATCCCAACTGACGACCCGGGCTCTATCAGCACCCCGGGATTCGGCAACACCACAAGCTCGATCACGGAGCCAACAGGTGGCTCTTCGGAGCCTGTCACCGAGCCAACAACTGTGATTGATACCACCTCTGTGCCAACTGGAATCGTCTCCACCCCGGGCGccagcaacatcacctcGATCCCCATTACCAGCGAGCCTGCTAGCGAACCTGCAACACCCGGCCCTACCACGGTTCCATCGACTAGCGAGCGTGTTACCAGCATCGGCGTCATTGGAAGCACCACCCAGTCGGCACCATGGCTTCCCACTACCATTATTGTAGCCCCGACCCCCTCGACGACTGCATCAGGCGCCATTCCCACGACTGCTAGCggcatccccaccaccttccccaaGGCTATTCAGCCCGAAAATGGGAACGATGTGGTGCCGCAAGACACCGACTTGATCCAGATTGGCTTCCGTGAGGGATACAACTACCCCTTCCTGGTCAGTGAGAACAAGGCTGCGGCGCAGATCTTCAAGTATCTCCCCAAAGCGCTGGCCGAGGCTGGACAGTTTGACATGTCAAAGGTCCAGGTTAAGAGACTGGTGCCTTTGGACACCCAGAGCTCGCTGGGCTACATCACCGCCTGCGCTATTGTCACGTACCCGAGGTCCATGATCGATGCCTTGTCTGCTGACATCAAGTCCCCCAACGCTCCGCTGTACAGAAACCCCGACATCCTCGTCTACAACCTCACCATGCAGATCAACCCAGCCATCCCCATCGAGTACGGCTCCGTCTACGAAGGTGAGGGGATCGGTGGTGTCCCCGGCGGTGGCGTcccaggcggcggcggcagcggtggcGACCCCTTCGGCACGGGCGgcgacaccaacaacccgaCAGGATCCCAGCGCGGAACCACCGCCGCTATTGCCGGCGGTGCCGTCGCTGTGGCGGCCGCGTACGGTGTTGTCATGTTTGTCATTGCCCGTCGGTACAAGCGCAAGAAGCAGCTTCACCGCCGCGCCAGCTCCATCAGCAACCCATCCGACATGCGGGAGTCGCCCCGCGGCGGCAGCCCTGCGCTCATGGGTGGGGCTCTCTTGAGCAGGGACTTTACCGGGTATGGTGCTGTGGTTGCGGGAGGCTCGGGGTCCGGGTCGACGGGGCAGCCGGGTGGTCGGGATAGCCACGGTAGCGGGCGGAGCGGCGCGGGCAACTCGGGACGTTTCATCTCTGCTCCTGTCGCGGCTGAGAACTCGCTTGGGTGGAACTGA